A genome region from Festucalex cinctus isolate MCC-2025b chromosome 17, RoL_Fcin_1.0, whole genome shotgun sequence includes the following:
- the LOC144005497 gene encoding uncharacterized protein LOC144005497 encodes MATLWLVVVLAQALFIDRGLCLPPGAAQDMLHDVSPRLLELLKSLDVVMKQHSKQYKVWVRQDYPARLNVSQDDYPAGLNVSQDDYPAGLNVSQDDYPAGLNVSQDDYPAGLNVSQDDYPAGLNVSQDDYPAGLNVSQDDYPAGLNVSQDDYPAGLNVSQDDYPAGLNVSQDDYPAGLNVSQDDYPAGLNVSQDDYPAGLNVSQDDYPAGLNVSQDDYPAGLNVSQDDYPAGLNVSQDDYPAGLNVSQDDYPAGLNVSQDDYPAGLNVSQDDYPAGLNVSQDDYPAGLNVSQDDYPAGLNVSQDDYPAGLNVSQDDYPAGLNVSQDDYPVRLNVSQDDYPVRLNVSQDDYPVRLNVSQDDYPVRLNVSQDDYPVRLNVSQDDYPVRLNVSQDDYPVRLNVSQDDYPVEDDVLDVVSVSI; translated from the exons ATGGCGACTCTTTGGCTCGTGGTTGTTCTGGCGCAAGCTCTCTTTATAGACAgag GTCTTTGTCTTCCACCTGGCGCTGCACAAG ATATGCTTCACGATGTTTCACCGAGGTTGTTGGAACTTCTCAAATCTTTGGATGTCGTGATGAAGCAACATTCTAAACAAT acaAAGTTTGGGTCCGCCAGGACTACCCGGCGCgcctcaacgtgagccaggacgactacccggccggcctcaacgtgagccaggacgactacccggccggcctcaacgtgagccaggacgactacccggccggcctcaacgtgagccaggacgactacccggccggcctcaacgtgagccaggacgactacccggccggcctcaacgtgagccaggacgactacccggccggcctcaacgtgagccaggacgactacccggccggcctcaacgtgagccaggacgactacccggccggcctcaacgtgagccaggacgactacccggccggcctcaacgtgagccaggacgactacccggccggcctcaacgtgagccaggacgactacccggccggcctcaacgtgagccaggacgactacccggccggcctcaacgtgagccaggacgactacccggccggcctcaacgtgagccaggacgactacccggccggcctcaacgtgagccaggacgactacccggccggcctcaacgtgagccaggacgactacccggccggcctcaacgtgagccaggacgactacccggccggcctcaacgtgagccaggacgactacccggccggcctcaacgtgagccaggacgactacccggccggcctcaacgtgagccaggacgactacccggccggcctcaacgtgagccaggacgactacccggccggcctcaacgtgagccaggacgactacccggccggcctcaacgtgagccaggacgactacccggccggcctcaacgtgagccaggacgactacccTGTGCgcctcaacgtgagccaggacgactacccTGTGCgcctcaacgtgagccaggacgactacccTGTGCgcctcaacgtgagccaggacgactacccTGTGCgcctcaacgtgagccaggacgactacccTGTGCgcctcaacgtgagccaggacgactacccTGTGCgcctcaacgtgagccaggacgactacccTGTGCGCCTCAATgtgagccaggacgactacccTGTGGAGGACGATGTGCTAGATGTTGTGTCAGTGAGTATTTGA